Part of the Vicia villosa cultivar HV-30 ecotype Madison, WI unplaced genomic scaffold, Vvil1.0 ctg.003826F_1_1, whole genome shotgun sequence genome is shown below.
ttccaaatttcgcgtgaagggtatagcgtgccgtcctcccaagtgaaacggggaggtaaaaaaaacgacaccacaagacCCTATTTCTCcgtatttgtttgttttatgtgTTGACAAACTATCACATCTCATTTCTCAAGCTGTTGATGATGGTACATGGAAAGCTATTAAAGTGATTAGACAAGGGCCTGCGGTGTCTCATCTCATGTTTGCAGACGATTTACTGCTGTTTGGGGAAGCAAACAATAATCAAATTAACTGCGTCATGAATATTTTACACAAATTTTGTGAGATGTCAGGACAGGAAGTTAGTTATgaaaaaaaaggatttttttcTCACATAATGTTCACAAGACTCAGCGGAAGGATATTGTCCAGAAGACTAGCTTTGTTGAAACGCTGACCCTTGGCAAATATTTAGGGGTAGCCTTGACGGGAAAGACACCAAAGAAAGCTGATTTTCAATATGTGATTGATCAAGTTAGAGTGAAGCCCACTAATTGGAAAGGGCAACAGCTGGCCTTTGCTGGAAGGGTCACTCTTGCTAAGAGTGTGATTGAAACTCTTCCATTATATCCCATGATGACCATGAAGATACCTAAAGCTTGCTTAAATCATATTCATAAACTGCAGCGTAGTTTCATCTAGGGAGATAATGAAAGTGGAAGAAAACAACATGCGATTGGTTGGGATGTTATCACTAGAACTAAGGAGGAAGGTGGCCTTGGATTGAGGCAATTAGATGTGATGAATGATGTGTGCCTGTTGAAGATGGGCTGGAAGATTAAACAGAAAAATGAAGAATTATGGAGTAAGGTATTATGGGGGAAGTATGGAAGAGGCGAAAATATTAGAGTCCCTATCTCGAAGAACTCAGACTCTAGTCTTTGGAAGCTTCTGGTCCAAAATTGGGAGAAGCTAGATGATTATTGCAAATGGCACATTGGTGACGGAAAATTGGTCAGAGCTTGGAAGGATATTTGGATCAAGGAAGGAATCAACATAGAGGAGTTGCACTTAAATATTCCTTTGCATATTCAGAATGCATGTGTAGCTGGTCTGTGTTTGAATAATAAGGCTTGGAATTGGGAGATTCTCGAGGATTGGCTTCCGGAGGATATCATTTGGAGGATACAAGGTATTCCTCCACCATGCATAGATGCTGGCCCCGATTTTCGTATGGGAGAATGTATGGATAATGAGAGATATTCTGTTAAGAACATGTACAGAAATCTCGTTCAAGTTGATGATAAAACGAACGAGAATATTTGGAAGACCGTGTGGAAGATTAATGGTATGGAGCGAATTCATCTATTTGTTTGGAGAATGCAACATGATGGGCTGTTAACTAATTCTAAGAAAGCTCGCATGGGGTTGGGAAGTGTTATGTGTAGAAGATGTAGAAATTTGGAGGTTTCGTTGCATGTTCTTCGAGATTGCCCTAGTGCCAGCAAGTTGTGGAGGGCAGCGATTTTGACTAACAAAAGTTTGTTGTTTTTTGCAGGTACCTTAAAAGATTGGATTCATCTTAATTTATTTCATCATATGGGACGAGACTCGGTTAATGACTGGCAAGTTTTCTGGGCAACTGGTTGCTATTATCTCTGGCTTTGGCATAATAATGAGGAACATGACGATAACTTCAACAGACCATTGGATGAATTTGGATTCATCATGCACCAAATTCAGGAATACAAGAAAGCTAAAGCAACCCATATAGTTGCAACGGTTCCTCATCTGGAAGAAAAGATGATCAGATGGGAAAAGTCTGTAGGTGATTGGATAAAGATTAATGTGGATGGGGCTATGAACAAGAATGGGTCCGCGGGTTGTGGAGGAATCATGAGAGGAGCAGATGGTGAATGGTTGGGAGGGTTCTCTAAGAACCTTGGTATTTGCAAAATTCAAGACGCTGAACTTTGGGCAATCTATGAAGGTCTACAAATTGGAATTAACATGGGCTTTAAGAAAACTATCATGGAGTCAGATGCCAAGCAAATTATCAAAGACATTACTAGAGATAGGAATGCATCAACAAGTGGTAATCTTTTTTGCAAGATCAGGAAGTTACTTTGTGAAGCTGTGGAGATCTCCTTTAATCACACATTCAGAGAGACAAGCAAGTGTGCTGACCAGTTAGCAAAGCATGGTATTCAACAAACGCCAACTTTTAGTATGTTTCAGGATTGTCTTTTGTTCATGAAGGATTGCTTCGAATTCGATCTAACCGGTTTAGTCCATATCCGGTTGGTTCCGGTGTAGTTTTTTCTTCCTTGGGGCCTTcatgtaacaaaaaaaaaaacattaaaccaTGGGTGACATGAGGCTTTATTTCTGAAAAACATCGTAATTAAACCTCTCAAGAGTGTTTATCTTTCCATCCTCTCACCAGAACCTCTCATAGTCTGTCTTTCAATCCTCTCACCATCCATTTAAATACACTGTAATTTCATCTTTTCTATTTCACTCGGTTTCATATGCAAAATGAACCCTTGTCATTTGCTCACATTTCTATTGTATTCAATAAGCACCGACTCAATAGTTGTCTATCACCATGAATTGAAGCGGTCCTTTGATATTACCTTTCATCCATCCTTTTCTCCATCTCTTATTTGTATTGGAATCAATAAACATTAATGGTTGACAATCTCATCCTTTTATATAGGATTCCTTATTTGTAAATAGATCTAATTGACCTCTTCTCATACATTGTGTTGTATCTTTCATAGTTTAAACTTAAAGCTTTACATTATCTTTCATAGTTTAAACTTAAAGCTTTACattatttttgtcttttttggATCTAATTGATGAAATGGTTCTGTCTAtcaatattttgttcaatttAGTTTTGTTCAATAATTTAGATCAACAAAGTTCAAGCCATAAGTTCAAGCAATAATTTATGTCCACCATCTTATTAGTTCTAGTAACCGTGATTTCGGGGAAGATTGACTGCCAACAAAGTGGCAACACCAAGAGCTAGTAATGAAGattacaacacaattaggatacAAGTATTAATCTTCGAGCTTTAGATGATAATAGTAAAGATTACAACACAATTAGAAATACAAGTAAAAAGAGACTAAAATAGATGAGACTTGAGACATACTGCAAAAAAAAATCCTTTTCTTCTTCAAAAAAAAGATTAATTTGCTTCTGTACAACTTTAGGCTATATCCAAGCACCACTAATTAATGCCctcttaaaaataatttatactcCTGATAATACATGCAAGTTTATTTATCTCACCATTATAGTATTGTCATGTAGCCAGGTCATGAAGCAATTTTGGTGACATCTTTACTAGATCTATTGTATTTCATGTGGCTCTTTACCAACTGACCAGCGGCAATTGCGGACATGAGTGAAAGCTCTCCGGCAAGAACTGAAGCAGCTACTATTGTTGCAAGTTGCCTTGAATTAGATCCTGGTGACTCTTTACTAGCACCCTTTACACCAAGTAAATTCAAACAAGCTGATTGTGATGCAAGTTGTGTGCCCCCTCCAACTGTTCCCACCTGCATCAAAATAAACAGTCTTACTACTATGAATTATGTTGTAACCTATACCACATACTTGAAAACTAAATATAGTTAATGTGACAACCAAATAATCAAGACTAAAACAAGTAATTGTACCTCAATGGAAGGCATAGTGACAGATACATGAAGGTCTTTCCCATCATTCACAGCTTCCATCATGGTCATGCAATGAGAACTCTCAACATTCTGAGCAGGATCTTGACCTGTAGCCAAGTAAATAGCAGAAACAATATTACTAGCATGTGCATTGAATCCACCAAGAGCACCCGCCATGGCTGAACCAGTAAGATTCTTTAGCATGTTAAGCTCAACCAAAGACTCCACACTAGTCTTCAACACTTTCTTCACCACCTCTTCCTTAATTACAGCCTCACACACCACAGATTTTCCTCTCCCTTCAATCCAATTCACTGCCGCCGCTTTCTTGTCTGAGCAAAAATTTCCTAACATAACACATTACATCACAATTTTAGTAACAAGTTTGACCATAGCAAAAACAGAATATTATAATCCAACTAAACAAGTTCTTCATGTGATGTAATTATTTACCGGAAATACCAATAACATCCATATCTGGAAAGTCGCATTGAAGAAAATCAAGTACGTTTTGTACACCTTTTGATACCATGTTCATCCCCATTGCATCACCAGTTGAACAAGTAAACCTAGTgtataaattctttcctgctatAGTAGCTTTAATATTCTGTAATCTCGCAAATCTACTCGACCTGAATATCCCAAACAAAATCAGTTACCAAATGAATAAAAATCTATACAAATATGAAATATGAAATATGAAATATGTCATTGGCACTGGCAGAGTAATAATTTGAAACTAAAACTACGAAAGTAGAAAATTACTTGTTGAAAGTGTGAGCCAGGGAATCGAAATTTCGAGGATCTTCCAAAAAGAACTTTAACTGAGAGGCTCTTTTGGCTGAGTTGAATCTAACAACAGGAGCTCTAGTCATGCCATCACGGAGGACAACAGCAGATGCACCACCGGAAACAAAAATCGCTTTACAGCCTCTATTAGTGCTGGCGACTAAACAGCCTTCAGTGGTTGCCATCGGAACCGTGAACTCTTTCCCGTCGAGTAACAGAGGACCTGCAACTCCCACCGGAATCTGAACAAATCCGATCGGCATCTCACAACACTGTCCTAGAATAGAATCGTAATCAAAATTTTCCAACGGTAAACCTTCAAGTGACCTTCCGGTAACTCTCTCCACTGCTTGGTTGCGAATCGCCGCCGCACGCCGGCAATCTCCGAGTTTGGATTCAAGTGAGTAAGACGGAATTGATCCTGAAACTACTGCCTGGACAACCTCTTCGTCATCGGATGAAAGCTGCACCGTCACCGGCGAGGTAGTTTTCGATGGTAGCGGAGGTGCAACTCCGGCGAGGCATGAACCGGTggtttcatcttcttcatcatacTGAACGTCACTGGAAGCGGCGAAGGGATGAAGAATGAAGCCAATGCTAAAGAAAGCCATGAGATAGAAAAATGAAGCGATGAGGGAAACTAGAGCTATCATCTCGGAGATTGTGAGTACATGTAGAGGAGTAGAGGTTCGGATCTTCTCGCGCCACCGGTGAAGAAGAAAGTACGCGACGGAGAAGAAGAGGCCGAAGAAAACCGCGTTTGTTAAGTAGAGTGAAGGGTGTGATTGTGAATCATGCTTTTCATTTTTCGTTTTTGAAGATACGACGGCGTTAGGGATTCGCTGCTGAACATCCATTTCTCTCCGGTTAAGTGAGGGATTATTTGAAAAATTGAAATCCGGAAGCGGATGAAAGTAAGGAGAAAGGGGAGTATTTTCTTTTAGTTAAGAGGATTGATGGTTGAAACTTGAAAGAAAATGTGAAGATTTAGAAGGTGTTATATAGACAAAGAAAGTGAGGGAGGGAAATGGAAACGACCATTGAACACCCGTACCGCGTGTCGTTTTATCCTTgactttttaaattcattttcccTGCTtaccaaaaaataataatcatttctCTTTGTTTTTTCACTTCACTCAccataaaaattacatttaaaaTGGTAAACTCTTATGATAAATTTTAGAATTAGATTTAATATTAGTCTCTAGTTTAAATATATTGTTAATCGATTGGATCGAATAGATTAATAATTAGGGATGAATAAATTTAAACCGTTCGATTGAAACCGACTGATTCATCTTTCGATAACGAATGCTGCGAATTGGTGGGCCAGATTTTTTTACCAATTCCTGATAACTATTAATTAGGGCACGGGGAGGTCCATGTACCATCTGAGGGAGACCTCCATAAGGGTGTCCGGCAGCAACTTACATTTTAGACAGTCTGGTGCTCTTATGATGGTCATTTGTGTGTTGATGGAGCCGATGTGTAAGTAGAGATCGTTGCATCCATCGAACTTGGATAAGGATGGAGGTTTGATAGCTTCAGGGACAGGGTCCCCCCACATTTTGTTTGTGAGTGGCTAGGGATCCAGCAGTTCCACCTCTTATGGGGGATTAACCTCCTGTTGAAGTTATCTGATGTTTTGGACGTCGTCTTCTAACGTCTGGTTGTGGCTCCGTAATTCGTCGATGGTGGCTAGCATCTCTGCCATGGCATCGACATTTCATGTACCGTTGGTACCATCAGGAGTAAGGATGGAACTATTTTGTTCACCATGTCCGATAATGGTTAGGTGTATGAGTCAAGGGTACGACAAGAAAGGTAATGGTTATTAAAGAGGAGTGTGGACTATGTTAGTTTTACTAAATATAACACTATATAGTCCTTCATGCGCGAGGACTTGTCTTTAAAGAGCGGGGTATTTAAAAATACTCTCATTTCCCCTCTCGCCCCCATCAATGATTCCCTCGCCTGAGAACGATTTCGCTGGATGGCGGCGCTTCCCTTAAAGGCAAATCCCTCGGGGAATGGCGAGCGTATGGGCCCGCATGAGCCTTTGTGGCATGGGCTCTTAATAGACCTTGGAAAACGTGCCTATTTTGAAGTGATGTTCCGAGACACCTAAACATTAATCAATTTGTCCAGATTGAATGTTCGAGTGGAAAAGGCACAGGTAGCATTTAATTCAACTTATGATGATATTTCTCGAGAAGATAAATCGGGTTTCCATGTTCACACTTTTAATGATCCATATGCTTCTTACTTCTACCTTCACCTCCCTGTTATCTATGACTTGAGGGTTCtagtttctttctcttcttttaaaACGGAATTTTTAACTGCTGCTAATGTGGCCTCTTCCCAGTTTACTCCAAATGTTTGGAGTATACTTGGGGATTTTCAAATAAGCTGTTGTAACTTAGGGGTTTCTGCATTGTTAGTGTGCTTTTGCACTTCTACAAAACAAATTCTCTTCCCGTCAGTGGCATGGTAACGTTGCATCCTTTTTCTAGGGTACTTTTTATTCCTTTTGCTTATTCTTATAAGGACTGGAAAAACAAGTTCGTCAGAGTGCGATGGCAAGTTAACATGTCTTTTGTTATCATGGGAGCAGCAGGTGAGCCTTTGTTCCCCCTATCTTGGACTCTAGATCCTAAACTCACTATGAGAGTATATTCATGTGTTCTTTCCCTTTTGGATAGTGAAGTGATCTTGGTTTTGGAGTGCTTTCACCCCCTTAGAGTCCAACATCATCATCGCCCGGAACCGTGAAGACGGTAACGGAGTCGATGAGTATCCAGGTAAGGatgaatattttttatctttGTTCCATCGTATGGAGGCGCCCTAATAGTTTTGTTTTGTGCATGCGAGATGATGATGGTTCCCCTTGATGAAATATGAGAGCGCCTTGTTGTAAGTTCTCTATTTCTAggattggcttaatttttgtaaaacaaataataacagCAATAATGTAATGAAGAATATGATGTAGAAACTTGCTAAGAAGACCAGGAATAGAAAGAAGTCCTATCAAAATGTTGGAACATGTTATGTTGAACtatttcaacatctggaataacataTCGTATGAGATGTCACAAAATCGCACCTGCGCTAAAGTGGATAAGTTAAATCTATTAGGATTTAACAGTTGCAGAATATTCTGGGATATGATGCAATCATATAaggtgttattttatttaataggtctgaagaatcaatcagaatattttaagaatatacagatttatatagtttctaaatatggagacatATTAGGAAGCTAGGGAattgaagaccttgattgtagcagaagtaaCTGCTTATTTGTAACAGCATATTAGATATTTTAGAAGCCAAAATCCAATTTGGTATAGAATATAAATATAAggatttgtaacctagtttaatgAGAATCGAAGATGTAGAAATCTAGGGTTTGTGAAGGTGAACCTCTcgggttgtgggaaggtcaccatgtctgtctcgaagctgtgaagcaaaaGATGTTGTGTCTACCTTGAAGCCCGTAGGAAAGAGGTGTATTGTTCTTAGAGGAAGCTTTGGACTAACTCTACGTTATTGTTCGTAGTCAAGAATCTTGGCAAGGTATTTTCAAGGAAGTGTCCTTCCAGTTGTAGTTCAAATAGTTGTTGTAGGGTTGTAACacttaggtatcactagggagtgagtggaggttctcttgtcttagatggagttatAAGATAAAGGTTGtattgggtagtgattaggtaAACTGGAGGTTCTTTATCTATAAACCAAATGTTGTTTACAtgaaatagtactactgatagtgaaatcttcttcctggcttggtagcccctagagtaagtgtgtttgtcaccgaactgggttaacaatcacttgtgttctttacttttcagtACTTCGTGAAATTGTTTATATCTTGCCTATGTTTTTCATGATAGACCGGATGCCTCGACATCCTATAGGACATCTGGGTCTACTGCGCCAAAATTTCACTCGTGAAGATGCAGATGACTCAACAGCAAGTGATCATGTGTTTTAATCGCGGCACTACTGACACCCAGGGAATGGCACAGGGTGAAACCTCTTGAGAGGTCGAGATTCTCCCTCCTAAGATTCCTAAGAGGAAACATGGTCTTTCTACGTCGTGAGCAAGCTAAGAGGAATGTCCCATGGCAGAGAGATAGGAGGATGTTTCGGCTCCTTCTAAGGATTCTTTATGGAGCCCCTTGCCTTCAACATCATGACCTTTGCTAATCTTCTATTTTCCTTCTCTAGGAACTttctagaagattatcagatgtTTTTTGCCCTGTCTCCCAAAAATCTGTCAACTTTGCTAGAGGCCCAGCTTATGAGACGCTTCTTGGTGGAGAATGTGTTAAGGGAGAAACGTTGATACCCTATGGAGAATGTTATCTGTCGTGAATAACCTGAATAAGCTTACTTGAGAAGACAATGTGGCGTTAAAGCAGATGAAGGTAAGAAGGGATGATCTAAAGGTGCTTGGTGAAGAAATGTGGCTGCCTTGATGCGTGTTCAGCAAGCAGAGGTGTAGGGATTGAAAAAGTTGCTCGAGGAAGTTCAGATCCCTCTCGAAAGCACCGAGGAAGGGATCTCTCAACTTATGGATGATACCGTGGAGACCTTCATTCATCATTTTGAGGATGCAAAAAGCCGAATGACCCTCCTTTACCCCCATATTTCATCCCCAAGGACCCTTTTAAGGTGGTTCTGGATGGGGAACTAGTGGACAACAAGGATCCTCTCTTGGGGGCTCTAGCATACATAATTGCATCTATGGGCAACAAGGATCATCTCTAAGGGGTCCAACATATAAAATTTCCTATATAGACGATAAGGATATTCCCTTGGGGAATCCAATATATGTAATTGCCTTTATGGGCGGAAAGGATCTTCCCTTGGAGAATCCTGCATAAATGATTGCCTTTGTGGGCGGCAAGGATACTCTATTGGGAGATTCAACATATGTAATTGCCTCTATTGGCGACAATAATCCTCCCTTGGGGGATCCAGCATATGTAATTGTCTCTATAGGCGGAAAGGATCCTCCCTTGGGGGATCCTATAACACCCAAGACCAACAAGGATGGGGAGTATTCGTCGTTGCACAaggatctctctctctctctctctctctctctctctctctctctctctctctctctctctctctctctctctctctctctctctctctctctctctctctctctctctctctctctctctctctctctctctctctctatatatatatatatatatatatatatatatatatataaacacatttaattttaaataaaaattaatttaataataatatataagataatataattagtaagttatttataaaaagaatgtcattctattttatttatatttatcaaCTACTAAAGCTATTATTTCATCAAACAATTCAGCTAATTTATCAATTATTAGTGATCAACTATTAATTATCAATCatcaattataaattattaattattagtcATCACTTATAACTATTACTTCATCCGTCTCAAAGTAGATATCTTTTTTGACTTTTTacactttttaaaataataattaattgtgttgattttaatgataaaacaaATGTTATTTAGTAAACTTtccttattaataatagatagtggagtagttatataattaaaatacaataaataaagtTAAGTTAGTGAAACAAAAATATCACATTGATATTctaaaataacaaataatttaatataaataaaaataaaaaagatgacaTATATTGTGAAAGGGAGTAGTTATCTTATCggctaaaataattatttttaaatgaaatttatAAGAAGGATCTTATTATTAGTAAATGAGATATACTAATGATATTTTTACAAGTATATTGAATATTATTTAATCGCATCTTTTAAAATTATgaaatagaataaaattatatCTAACTATTTATTAAATGTGGAAACCAAAATAACTTTACGTATATAAGCAAATTtcaaaatagtttaattaatccatattttctcttaatttattttgttgttCACGTAACAGAAGTTTCAAGGCAACATCCTAAAACGAGTCAAACATAAGATGCTATTGAACACGTGAACAGCGAGGGAATATTGTAATGTCTAGATAATATAGTTTTGTGTAGCACATATAATCCAACCACAAAGAAATGCTAACATTACATCATCAAATAACTAGTCTTATGAGTACAAAATATTAATGTTTGATGAATGTAGTACATTATCAGTGTTATAATATTGAATGCTCAGTGTTAAACAGTATATACATACATTCACGTGCATCAAGTCCTTACATtgaacttttattttattcttttcctTCAAAATAATTGGGTGCCTCCTCTTAACGACCAACGTTTTAAATGATTGAGTATTATAATATGCTAATACTCCAAATATTAATAGTCAAAAATATATGCTTACAAGTATCAAAAGTCAAAAAGAAATGACAAGAGCtaactaaaaaattaatatacTTACAATGaccatattattttttttttattaagataCCAGTAgttcaatttaaattataaatttttttgaaataaaaatattaatttcatttattaCCTATAACAATCAACTatcaatataagaaaattaaatcctCACATATTTACATTctaatccaaaaaaaatcaaaggattaaTCAATATTTAGGAATAACTTCGTCATTACATATATTTTAATactactaatttattttaattatattaatcattATGGTTACTTGTAATTAATATCTTTTCACGCTGACCAAACAAATATCTACTACTATTCccctattcaaaataaaaatgttgtttccAAGGGTGCTCCTCCATCACGCTTGCAACCATGCAAATTCCTGTAGCCAGCAAAAATTAATTTCGTGTATTGGAAGTACTGCAATGCATCATCTACATATAAACTCTCACACAATCAGAATCTCTCATCTAGCATATTGCCCAACCATTCCAAAACATGCTGCAAACTCCCATTCACCTTAATcgtgaaaaaaaattcaatttcccATCAGAATGTCTCGCAAAACAGATTTCGCATGCGATATAGATGATTCCAACGAAACCTGGCGTCTTGCTGTTCGTATCAATGACCTGTGGAGCGTCGTCAATAGCAAAGGTGTCGAACACCTTGAAGTGGTGGTGATTGATTCCAAGGTTAATAGTTATATTAGTTgtgattttttgtgtattttaggGTTTCCAATGTTAATAGTTATTTTAGGATTATTTGTGATTTATGTGTATTTACGTGTTCTTCTTGCGATTTTCTGTTTTCCAACTTTTATAACATTGTTCATTTGTTCTTATTTTGTCTAGGGTGACCGGATACAAGTGTTGATTCGCAGTGACCATACAACTAAATGGAAGCAGTTGTTGAAGGAGGATATGATTTGATGGAAATGGAAAGAAATTGTTTTATGTCTATGTGATTTCACAGTGCTTATGTTTTTTGAACATTGTGTTTTGCAGTATTTGTTTTTTGCCACGAGAGCATCGTCGCACATCTTTTCCGCCGCTCAAATCTGGAGGTCCACCTTTGCTGCCGcttctttccatttttttttatttttgaactatgaTTTAAATTAGTGGTTTCGATTACATtgaaaaaatagagaaaagaacTGTGATGATTGGTTTGCGATGTACAGAAGTAAGTTTTTGTTTCGTTTCAAATATTCACAATATATTTTGCTTTTACCTAAGTATTATTAGATTCTTTGTGAAAATCTTGGTTTATTATTTAGTGGTGATGTTGTCAAACATGCATTCAGAGAGACCTTTGATAATTGAGTTTGTAAAAGTCCCTTTGTTTACTTATGATAGCCACACATTTGGAATTATGGACGTGGAAGAATCTCCTCCATGAATAAAGTGACAGGACaacagttttattttaattaataattaatataattaaatgtgtattatttataatattcttaaatatctcaaaatttaattttagtaTGAATAATTGTCTTTTTTTCTAAatctaataaattattataaattttaattttcttattatatcaattacattttatttaattatagtatgttttattttctaatctATTTATAAAAGCTCTTCACTCTTTTcatatgttaattttttattattgtttttacaGAAATTAATATACAAGTGGAATGAAAGGTTTTGAAGGAAGAGTGAACCTTTCAACATGATCGGGTGGAATTATTTGTTTTAGTGAAATGAGAGCATGTCattagtttattttttttatattaagatGTTAATTCTGATTATTCTGAGTGATTTTCAATGTATATTtcatgaaaacataaataaataaaagaatgatGTTTCATTAGACGTCTCAAATTGAATTGTAAAAAGAAATTGTACTATGTTTGTGAAAATATGTaagtatttgtttttttttttactattttttttatttgttttggagTGTGTATTGTGTCaatgaaaatatataatattgCTTATTCCTGTActttttgtgtatattttattaatatgaatGTAATTTTATGGGATTAATATATCAACTACTATAATAAGAGTTTTAATGCCTCAATTAATTACATTCAAATCCCAAAACTAATCCATGAATTACTTTAAATTTAGGGTTAAAAAAGTCTTTACGgaattattcaatttaaataaaattaaagggtTTATGATTTAGGTGATACCAATAAAATTAAagggtttattattttattaatattattaattaataatattattagtatCACCTAAATCATAAACCCTTTAATTTTACTTATTTaatgtaataaaattattaattaagtcTATTAGAAAATATTATGTAATCATATAATACCTAGAATTTGTGCTTTTTCATTAGTAAAAGTTTAGAATATAAAAGGTTAAAGTTagaaaatttgaatatttaataaCTTTAAT
Proteins encoded:
- the LOC131641540 gene encoding 3-hydroxy-3-methylglutaryl-coenzyme A reductase 1-like, translating into MDVQQRIPNAVVSSKTKNEKHDSQSHPSLYLTNAVFFGLFFSVAYFLLHRWREKIRTSTPLHVLTISEMIALVSLIASFFYLMAFFSIGFILHPFAASSDVQYDEEDETTGSCLAGVAPPLPSKTTSPVTVQLSSDDEEVVQAVVSGSIPSYSLESKLGDCRRAAAIRNQAVERVTGRSLEGLPLENFDYDSILGQCCEMPIGFVQIPVGVAGPLLLDGKEFTVPMATTEGCLVASTNRGCKAIFVSGGASAVVLRDGMTRAPVVRFNSAKRASQLKFFLEDPRNFDSLAHTFNKSSRFARLQNIKATIAGKNLYTRFTCSTGDAMGMNMVSKGVQNVLDFLQCDFPDMDVIGISGNFCSDKKAAAVNWIEGRGKSVVCEAVIKEEVVKKVLKTSVESLVELNMLKNLTGSAMAGALGGFNAHASNIVSAIYLATGQDPAQNVESSHCMTMMEAVNDGKDLHVSVTMPSIEVGTVGGGTQLASQSACLNLLGVKGASKESPGSNSRQLATIVAASVLAGELSLMSAIAAGQLVKSHMKYNRSSKDVTKIAS